One Alnus glutinosa chromosome 3, dhAlnGlut1.1, whole genome shotgun sequence genomic region harbors:
- the LOC133863238 gene encoding uncharacterized protein LOC133863238: MGMVQPTLTLVTAWDGTKKLIGLGVVIHDNGGVLVAALVQTVPHITDPTHAEAMAAWKAVSFCSDLGLRRATFEGDSLQVVSAMRKDEPCWTSFSQLIEDSMVLLSSLDYFDVRHTRRTSNQAAH; encoded by the exons ATGGGGATGGTTCAACCAACCCTCACATTGGTAAcag CTTGGGATGGAACGAAGAAGCTGATCGGGCTAGGGGTTGTCATTCACGATAATGGTGGAGTTTTGGTGGCGGCTTTGGTTCAGACTGTTCCCCATATAACCGACCCTACACATGCAGAAGCTATGGCCGCATGGAAGGCAGTATCATTTTGCAGTGACTTGGGACTTCGACGTGCAACATTTGAAGGGGATTCCTTACAAGTTGTATCAGCAATGCGCAAGGATGAACCTTGTTGGACCAGTTTCAGTCAGCTTATTGAAGACTCCATGGTTTTACTTTCCAGTTTAGATTATTTTGATGTAAGGCACACTCGTAGGACTAGTAATCAAGCAGCCCACTGA